One genomic region from Thermoleptolyngbya sichuanensis A183 encodes:
- the murI gene encoding glutamate racemase: MKTGDAQAPIGVFDSGVGGLTVLREIQRQLPNESVLYFGDTARLPYGTRLEEELLQFVREILTWMTQQRVKMVVVACNTSSAKALDVVRAEFPMPILGVILPGARAAVQRGRRIGVIATPFTAASDAYRQAIHEIDEAIAVWQVGCPEFVPLIEQNRVHDPYTRQVAQRYLEPLIQAQIDTLVFGCTHYPHLKPVLRSLLPPTVQFVDPAVHVVRAAARELDLLGLRNLYANRTARFCVSGCPESFAQLSQQWLGYLPITERVDLTAVTPAISTVRAISEGIASRIAPLETSE; encoded by the coding sequence TTGAAAACAGGCGATGCCCAGGCCCCCATCGGGGTGTTTGATAGCGGCGTGGGCGGGCTGACGGTGCTGCGGGAAATCCAGCGCCAGCTTCCGAATGAATCGGTGCTGTATTTTGGCGACACGGCGCGGCTGCCCTATGGAACCCGCTTGGAGGAGGAACTGCTGCAATTTGTGCGGGAGATCTTGACCTGGATGACGCAGCAGCGGGTGAAGATGGTGGTAGTAGCCTGCAACACCAGTTCTGCCAAGGCGCTGGACGTGGTGCGGGCCGAGTTTCCGATGCCGATTTTGGGCGTAATTTTGCCGGGGGCACGGGCGGCCGTGCAGCGGGGGCGGCGAATTGGGGTGATTGCCACGCCCTTTACGGCGGCTAGCGATGCCTATCGACAGGCGATTCATGAAATTGACGAGGCGATCGCCGTTTGGCAGGTAGGCTGTCCGGAGTTTGTGCCGCTGATTGAGCAAAACCGGGTTCACGACCCCTACACCCGACAAGTGGCTCAGCGCTATCTGGAGCCGCTGATTCAGGCGCAGATTGATACGCTGGTCTTTGGCTGTACGCACTATCCGCATTTGAAACCCGTGCTGCGATCCCTCTTGCCGCCGACGGTGCAGTTTGTCGATCCGGCGGTGCATGTGGTGCGGGCGGCGGCGCGAGAGCTAGATCTGCTGGGGCTGCGAAATCTCTATGCTAATCGCACGGCTCGGTTTTGCGTCAGCGGCTGCCCAGAGAGCTTTGCTCAACTTTCGCAGCAGTGGCTCGGCTATTTGCCCATCACCGAGCGGGTGGACTTAACCGCTGTGACCCCTGCAATCTCGACGGTAAGGGCGATTTCTGAAGGAATCGCTTCACGAATCGCCCCGCTGGAAACCTCGGAGTGA
- a CDS encoding N-acetylmuramoyl-L-alanine amidase, translating to MRFSWLLSGVLGVAGSLLIAVSAEAGTLQSWRFNSAENRLVFTTDDGVQPRAQLISDPVRLVIDLPGITLGRSTTRQSGTGGIREIRLGQVDAQTTRIVIELMPGYTLDPQRVLVRGATPTEWSVQIPTPQFVGGPVAGSPSPTPGTPLPAPNPPAPAPAPPAAGPAQIDEVQITQDGFFIRTSGGVPRLTLRRNSDPRDVQFDIANAQVSPQLTNRDLRPNHRGVERLRLEPQRNGVVRLSLRLEGRRNDRNRRGWQASVSDFGGIVLLPSLSANSGVVVTRPSQPAPTPLPPTTPPITPPTSPSPPPRPSQPPVSGLSTVQSVELSSNGQQLLIRADQPITYTSDWDRGRIFYRITIPDARLAERVIGPQITANSSIQQVRLLQEDERTVAILVQPAAGVVIRDVIQPSDRLLALELRGAAQPPTTPTPTTPPPIVTPPTTTLPRVPTGRVVVVLDAGHGGRDPGAVGIGGIREKDIVLSITTQVARLLEQQGVQVVMTRTDDREIDLEPRVQIAERARANIFVSIHANAISMDRPDVNGIETYYASEAGARLGRVIHDSMVRNTGLNDRGLRSARFYVIRNTSMPAVLLETGFVTGAQDAAFLSSAQGQQRMAFAIAQGILQYIQQNF from the coding sequence GTGAGATTTTCTTGGTTATTGTCTGGTGTGCTGGGCGTTGCAGGGTCTCTCCTGATTGCCGTTTCTGCTGAAGCGGGCACGCTGCAATCCTGGCGGTTTAACTCGGCGGAAAACCGACTGGTCTTTACTACTGATGACGGCGTGCAACCTAGGGCCCAACTCATTTCCGACCCTGTTCGCTTGGTCATTGACCTGCCAGGAATTACCCTCGGCCGCTCGACAACCCGCCAGAGTGGAACCGGCGGCATTCGGGAAATTCGCCTGGGGCAGGTAGACGCTCAGACCACGCGCATCGTAATCGAGCTAATGCCCGGTTATACCCTCGACCCGCAGCGGGTGCTGGTGCGCGGGGCCACGCCAACCGAGTGGTCTGTGCAAATTCCCACGCCGCAGTTTGTCGGCGGGCCCGTTGCAGGCAGCCCTTCCCCCACCCCCGGAACGCCGCTGCCTGCACCCAACCCTCCCGCGCCTGCACCTGCGCCCCCAGCGGCGGGCCCCGCCCAGATTGACGAGGTGCAAATTACCCAAGACGGCTTTTTCATCCGCACCAGCGGGGGTGTGCCTCGGCTGACGCTGCGCCGCAACAGCGATCCGCGAGATGTGCAGTTCGACATTGCCAATGCCCAGGTTTCGCCCCAGTTGACCAATCGCGATTTGCGGCCCAACCATCGCGGGGTGGAGCGGCTGCGGCTGGAACCCCAGCGGAATGGCGTTGTGCGGCTATCGCTGCGCTTGGAGGGTCGCCGAAACGACCGCAACCGTCGCGGCTGGCAGGCCAGTGTCAGTGATTTTGGGGGGATTGTGCTGCTGCCCAGCCTGAGTGCCAACAGCGGCGTGGTGGTGACCCGTCCATCCCAGCCCGCGCCGACCCCGCTCCCCCCAACAACTCCGCCTATCACCCCTCCCACCTCGCCCAGCCCGCCGCCGCGCCCTAGTCAACCGCCCGTCAGCGGTCTTTCGACAGTGCAATCGGTGGAGTTGTCGAGTAATGGTCAGCAGTTGCTCATCCGGGCAGATCAGCCGATTACCTACACCAGCGATTGGGATCGGGGGCGGATTTTTTATCGAATTACGATTCCTGATGCTCGACTGGCGGAACGGGTGATTGGCCCGCAAATCACGGCAAACAGCTCAATTCAGCAGGTGCGCCTGTTGCAAGAGGACGAGCGGACGGTGGCGATTTTGGTGCAGCCTGCTGCTGGCGTGGTGATTCGAGATGTGATCCAGCCGAGCGATCGCCTCTTGGCCCTGGAACTGCGCGGCGCTGCCCAGCCTCCCACCACGCCCACGCCCACCACCCCGCCCCCAATCGTGACACCCCCCACCACGACACTGCCCCGCGTCCCCACCGGCCGCGTCGTGGTCGTGCTAGATGCGGGACATGGCGGTCGAGATCCCGGCGCAGTGGGCATTGGCGGGATACGCGAGAAAGATATTGTCTTGTCCATTACAACTCAGGTGGCTCGTTTGCTAGAACAGCAGGGCGTGCAGGTCGTCATGACTCGCACAGACGATCGAGAAATTGACCTAGAGCCGCGCGTGCAAATTGCTGAACGGGCGCGGGCAAATATTTTCGTCAGTATTCACGCCAACGCCATCAGCATGGATCGCCCCGATGTCAACGGCATTGAAACCTACTACGCCTCGGAAGCGGGGGCACGGCTGGGCCGCGTGATTCACGACAGCATGGTTCGCAATACGGGCTTGAACGATCGCGGCTTGCGGAGTGCCCGATTCTACGTGATTCGCAACACCTCAATGCCCGCCGTATTGCTGGAAACGGGGTTTGTAACTGGAGCGCAGGATGCAGCGTTTTTGAGCAGCGCTCAGGGACAACAACGCATGGCATTTGCGATCGCACAGGGTATCTTGCAATATATTCAGCAAAACTTCTAA